TCTCTTTGTTGATCACGTCTTAAGGAATCCTGGTATCTTGAATCCTGTTGTTGTCTTATTAATCTCTGcatttcaatattttgtCTTTGCTGACGCAATTGAATTAATCGAGAATAATTCTTGGAGAATATGGCCTCCAAATCTTGGGCTTTGTAGTTAGAAATAGAACCTTCAACTCTTGCTATTAactctatttttttctcagcctttaaagaaattattcCAAGTAGGGGATATTGCCTAATTTTTAATGCATTGGAAACTTGCAACCCCTCGGATGTAGTAACGTCACCATACCATAGTAATACCTGGTACTTCCTTATCATGTTAACAAAGGCTTCTGAGCACAATATTTTATTAACGTAATCCATATGATTATCCAACAATGGGTCATGTAAATAAATGACTCCAAATTTCACTTGTTCGCTACAAGCATCCAATAATTCAGTGTAACTATTTTGCATAATgcttttggaaaatgttCCATTTTCAGGGTTGTATAAAGAACCAAAACTAAACTGGACCCCACTGCTCTCATTGTTGCTCGTACTGTCAGTATTGCTgccatcatcattattcCCGTTACCTTCAGAACACGTTACAGCTTGAGCTTCGTTTTCTAGATTTTCTAAAAGACGGTGTAATTGGGAACTGTGGTCTAGTAAACGGTTGTGCTTCCTCTGGTAGAATCCGTGAAGTCTTAATAGAGGTTTTAAAAGACGTGAACTTCGGACaatgaaattcaataaataataaagaacTATTAGGGGAgcttgaaataaaaaatggagTATTGATTTTAAGCGTCCATCCCGGCTCTGTGTGGGTTCATTTGTATTGCTGTTTTGATCTTCTGTCCTTCCATTCAAATCAGCAGGTGGTTCTTCTCTAAAAGCACCTGGGATTCGAATAAAGgaatcatcattatttccaaaagtatGCCTAAATATATCCATGTTTAAAGGGTATGTTTAAATCGCAGTCAAGCCGATTGATGAGGTACAACAAAATTTGGGAGTACGATTGCCCGCTGTTTTTGAACTTACTCTCACTTTTTGCTTCGTATGTAATTAAGCAAGGATGTGTTACAATAAGATTTCGCTTTGTTATTATCGTTTTAAAAGCGGTCGCCGAAGTGTCGAATAAAGGACAATGATAACgtaaagagaaagaaattggAAAGAGACTGACCGCTAAGGAGATTgaatacatatatataatagtATGTGGTTAACTTGGAGAAGATAAATTGGATTTAAAGTAGtggataatttttcttacaTTTTCTATTGGTAAACCATAGACAGGGTTGACATCAGTAAGTTTCGATGATCCAATTAGGCGGTCTGGAGTACACTTAATATTATGTGGAGAATCATTAGGAGTGCAACTGTATGAACTTTCCGCAACAGCCAGTCCTAATAGGCAATAATTTGTATGGTAAAAGTCTGAGTGGGCCCCTGGTTTATCTCTCAAACCAGGttgctctttttcttggcaaCAGTACAATATGTAGTCCCGAAGAGCATGTTTGTTGAAGCATTGGCCATATCCAAAAGCTTCAAGAATGGCAGCCGAACCTCCAACCCAAAAACTATAGCAACCGTCAACAAGTTTGTTGCTCCTTCCGCAAAATCCTCGTTCTTCTTGCAATTGACGAGCACTAGACCATTCTAAAAGCTTTTCAACATTTATTTGGTCCATGGACCTTAAAATTGCTAGACTAGCTGTAGCACAGAAAGTATAGCCTCCGTGTGCCTCATCTACGTGAGGACAACTGCCGAATCC
This is a stretch of genomic DNA from Saccharomyces cerevisiae S288C chromosome IV, complete sequence. It encodes these proteins:
- the UBX3 gene encoding clathrin-mediated endocytosis regulator UBX3 (Clathrin-coated vesicle component, regulator of endocytosis; subunit of the DSC ubiquitin ligase complex; involved in the endosome and Golgi-associated degradation pathway (EGAD), contributing to proteostasis and lipid homeostasis; required for efficient clathrin-mediated endocytosis; UBX (ubiquitin regulatory X) domain-containing protein that interacts with Cdc48p; ortholog of fission yeast dsc5), whose translation is MDIFRHTFGNNDDSFIRIPGAFREEPPADLNGRTEDQNSNTNEPTQSRDGRLKSILHFLFQAPLIVLYYLLNFIVRSSRLLKPLLRLHGFYQRKHNRLLDHSSQLHRLLENLENEAQAVTCSEGNGNNDDGSNTDSTSNNESSGVQFSFGSLYNPENGTFSKSIMQNSYTELLDACSEQVKFGVIYLHDPLLDNHMDYVNKILCSEAFVNMIRKYQVLLWYGDVTTSEGLQVSNALKIRQYPLLGIISLKAEKKIELIARVEGSISNYKAQDLEAIFSKNYSRLIQLRQQRQNIEMQRLIRQQQDSRYQDSLRRDQQRESERLEQTQREQMEREHQRIENQWLLWRKSQLKPEPSSDKDASKVAIRLENGQRLVRKFDASLPTEEIYAFVELQLHDMLNSENDTLPVYQPANYQHQYSFKLITPVPRRELDLSTKISDVSGIYPSGNIVMERLDE